In the genome of Candidatus Poribacteria bacterium, one region contains:
- a CDS encoding ATP-binding protein → MSRGVRSLLCDPQEDGTVYPELKTADDEHAILRLSKEITQLEGALILIDDVEMKVHPQLHQLFMLHLQQLALRNNLQIIVTSQSPVILDSVPLNGRIFFDRDDGSGEVAVRLPTLM, encoded by the coding sequence TTGTCAAGAGGTGTTAGAAGTCTTCTCTGTGACCCGCAAGAAGATGGCACGGTATACCCGGAATTGAAAACAGCAGATGACGAACACGCCATCCTTCGGTTATCAAAGGAAATTACACAACTTGAAGGAGCACTCATTCTGATTGACGATGTGGAGATGAAAGTCCATCCGCAGTTACATCAACTTTTCATGCTGCATTTACAACAATTGGCACTCCGTAACAACCTCCAGATCATTGTAACCTCTCAGAGTCCGGTTATTCTCGACTCGGTCCCCCTCAATGGCAGGATTTTTTTTGACCGAGACGACGGGTCAGGCGAGGTTGCTGTGCGGCTGCCTACCCTTATGTGA
- a CDS encoding slipin family protein gives MPQVDPIYFAIVIVVVIMLGTSIRILKEYERAVIFRLGRLVSTRGPGLVFMIPFWIERMQRISLRVIVNDVTPQDVITKDNVSVSVNAVLTFRVTEADRAVIEVEDFGFAIAQVAQTTLRSVLGRAELDDLLSEREKLNQDLEDIIKKHCEPWGVEVLAMEIKHVDLPVEMQRAMAKQAEAERERRAKVTHAEGEFESAEVLTNAAEILSKTPTAVQLRFLQALVEVSAEKNSTVVFPIPIDLLSPFLDKIKGKEE, from the coding sequence ATGCCACAAGTTGATCCAATTTATTTTGCTATTGTTATTGTCGTTGTCATTATGCTTGGGACGAGCATCCGAATCCTCAAAGAATACGAACGCGCCGTTATTTTCCGTCTCGGACGACTGGTTTCGACCCGTGGTCCCGGACTCGTCTTTATGATACCCTTCTGGATTGAACGGATGCAGCGGATTAGCCTTCGGGTGATCGTCAACGATGTCACCCCACAAGATGTGATTACGAAAGACAACGTCTCCGTGAGCGTTAACGCCGTGCTCACATTCAGAGTAACCGAAGCCGATAGAGCCGTGATCGAAGTTGAAGACTTCGGTTTCGCAATTGCGCAGGTCGCACAGACAACACTCCGGAGCGTGCTGGGACGTGCCGAACTGGACGATCTACTCTCAGAGCGCGAGAAGCTAAATCAGGACTTAGAAGACATCATCAAGAAGCATTGTGAACCGTGGGGTGTCGAGGTGCTTGCGATGGAAATTAAGCACGTGGATCTCCCGGTTGAGATGCAGCGCGCCATGGCGAAACAAGCGGAAGCCGAGCGGGAACGGCGTGCGAAGGTTACACACGCCGAGGGTGAATTCGAGTCTGCCGAGGTGCTAACCAATGCCGCTGAAATCCTCAGCAAGACCCCGACCGCTGTGCAACTCCGATTCCTTCAGGCGTTGGTAGAAGTGAGTGCGGAGAAGAATTCGACCGTCGTCTTCCCAATTCCGATAGACCTACTCAGTCCGTTCCTTGACAAAATAAAAGGAAAAGAAGAATAG